The following proteins are encoded in a genomic region of Streptomyces gobiensis:
- a CDS encoding methyltransferase domain-containing protein has protein sequence MTSEGKGERSGLGRSLLGSGYLAPEWLPAFSAVPRSAFLPDVMWPFDMDTGKSVCVSRATDPEAWAAYAHANIPVVTQWDDGAHSGTAPGEAATSSASMPSVVFSMLRDLDVHPEDRVLEIGTGTGWNAGLLAHRVGASNVVTMDVDQDVSSRARAALGRFGMPVEVVTGDGALGHPEGAPYNRVIATCGLRRVPYAWVEQSSPDGVIVVPWGTDYSNQDAVARLTVQSENQRAEGHFTGPVEFMKLRAQRAEYLPHSAYAPNGVSDADKSSTAITECEFISGRFDAGQFAIGLRVPDCRRAVADKRDGVRPVWFYGLSDLSWAVVVFRDGQPEATVYQSGARRLWDEAEAAYRWWEGEGRPTYERFGLTVTPDSHTVWLDEPTHALIRLSARP, from the coding sequence GTGACATCTGAGGGTAAGGGGGAGCGGTCCGGACTGGGCCGTTCTCTCCTCGGTTCGGGGTATCTGGCGCCCGAGTGGCTACCCGCGTTCTCAGCGGTGCCCCGCTCGGCGTTTCTCCCCGATGTGATGTGGCCGTTCGACATGGACACGGGCAAGAGCGTCTGTGTCAGCCGGGCCACCGATCCGGAGGCCTGGGCGGCATACGCTCATGCCAACATCCCTGTGGTGACGCAGTGGGATGACGGCGCTCACAGCGGGACAGCTCCCGGCGAGGCGGCGACGAGTTCGGCGAGCATGCCGAGCGTGGTCTTCTCCATGCTCCGGGATCTCGATGTCCATCCTGAGGACCGGGTGTTGGAGATTGGCACCGGCACCGGATGGAATGCCGGTCTCCTGGCGCACCGGGTGGGGGCGTCCAACGTGGTCACCATGGACGTGGACCAGGACGTATCGTCGCGTGCCCGCGCGGCGTTGGGCCGGTTCGGCATGCCGGTGGAAGTCGTCACCGGTGACGGCGCCCTCGGTCATCCGGAGGGCGCACCGTACAACCGCGTCATCGCTACCTGCGGGCTCCGGCGCGTCCCGTACGCATGGGTTGAACAGTCAAGCCCTGACGGCGTGATCGTCGTCCCCTGGGGGACGGACTACAGCAACCAGGACGCGGTAGCCCGGCTGACGGTACAGAGCGAGAACCAGCGTGCCGAGGGACATTTCACCGGGCCGGTGGAGTTTATGAAGCTTCGCGCCCAGCGAGCGGAGTACTTGCCGCACAGTGCATACGCTCCCAACGGGGTTTCGGATGCTGATAAGTCATCCACGGCTATCACAGAATGTGAATTCATCTCAGGGAGGTTTGATGCTGGTCAATTCGCCATCGGGCTCCGCGTGCCCGACTGCCGTAGAGCTGTCGCGGACAAGCGGGACGGTGTCCGGCCTGTGTGGTTCTACGGGCTGAGTGATCTTTCGTGGGCCGTGGTTGTCTTCCGCGACGGGCAGCCGGAGGCCACGGTGTACCAGTCCGGTGCCCGTCGGCTCTGGGACGAGGCAGAGGCCGCCTACCGATGGTGGGAAGGAGAAGGCAGGCCGACCTATGAACGCTTCGGACTCACCGTAACGCCGGACAGCCATACCGTATGGCTGGACGAGCCGACGCATGCGCTCATCCGGCTCAGCGCCCGGCCCTGA
- a CDS encoding penicillin-binding transpeptidase domain-containing protein, with the protein MAADGMIMKTGARVIVGGVFATMVGFAGVGSYNLYQGLTGSSGVSPAPEVKSGPVSEAEARKTARAFLTAWAKGKPEQAAALTDNAASAGPALDSFQEDLHISELKLTAAEQDGVKIPFSVRAELVVDGKTSTWTYDSSLRVKRGERSGKALVDWQASVIHPKLKRGESLAAGAAKAPPVEVVDRNGTVLDTETYPSLSAVLPQLRQEYGDDAGGSPGSEVWISDAHGETGETLHTIKKGKPGKLRTTLDAATQRAAEQAVRKFDTSSVAAVQPSTGRILAFANNPADGFNTAFLGKQPPGSTMKVVSAAMLLEKGLVSAYKKAECPKYANGGGRQFHNLNKFEITPDDTFAESFARSCNTAFIKFAGDLGNGDLTRTAREVFGLGRDDWKIGVPTADGTIPEAGGPNKAAALIGQGQLQMNPLNMASVAATAKAGIFKQPILVPVELDNRPLAKASRALSPSVAEQLRTMMRRTATSGTGAKVMAPLGGDIGAKTGSAEADGEDATSWFLGYRGDIAAAAVVQQGGHGGDAAGPVVADVLRAGR; encoded by the coding sequence ATGGCCGCAGATGGGATGATCATGAAAACCGGGGCGAGGGTTATCGTCGGTGGCGTATTCGCCACGATGGTGGGGTTTGCCGGAGTCGGCAGTTACAACCTCTACCAGGGGCTGACCGGAAGTTCGGGGGTGAGTCCGGCTCCGGAGGTGAAGTCCGGACCGGTGAGCGAGGCGGAAGCGCGAAAGACCGCGCGGGCTTTTCTGACGGCGTGGGCCAAGGGCAAGCCAGAGCAGGCCGCCGCGCTTACCGACAACGCGGCGAGCGCGGGCCCGGCGCTGGACAGCTTTCAGGAGGACCTGCACATCTCGGAGCTGAAGCTCACCGCAGCGGAGCAGGACGGCGTGAAGATTCCCTTCTCGGTCCGGGCCGAGCTCGTGGTCGACGGGAAGACCTCGACATGGACGTATGACTCCTCGCTGCGGGTAAAACGGGGCGAACGCTCCGGGAAGGCGCTCGTCGACTGGCAGGCGTCGGTGATCCATCCAAAGCTCAAGCGGGGTGAGTCGCTGGCGGCCGGTGCGGCAAAGGCCCCGCCCGTCGAGGTCGTTGACCGCAACGGCACGGTGCTGGACACGGAGACCTATCCCTCGCTGAGCGCCGTCCTGCCGCAGCTGCGCCAGGAATACGGGGACGACGCGGGCGGTTCGCCGGGCAGCGAGGTGTGGATTTCGGACGCGCATGGCGAGACCGGTGAGACACTGCACACCATCAAGAAGGGCAAGCCAGGCAAGCTCCGTACAACACTGGACGCCGCGACGCAGCGCGCCGCCGAGCAGGCCGTGCGGAAATTCGACACCTCATCGGTCGCCGCTGTCCAGCCCTCCACCGGCCGGATACTCGCCTTCGCCAACAACCCGGCGGATGGCTTCAACACAGCCTTCCTGGGCAAGCAGCCGCCCGGCTCCACGATGAAGGTGGTCAGTGCGGCGATGCTTCTCGAGAAGGGACTGGTCTCCGCCTATAAGAAGGCCGAATGCCCCAAGTACGCCAACGGAGGCGGCAGACAGTTCCATAATCTCAACAAGTTCGAGATCACCCCCGACGATACATTCGCGGAGAGTTTCGCCCGGTCCTGCAATACCGCGTTCATCAAGTTCGCCGGTGACCTTGGCAATGGCGACCTGACCCGTACGGCCCGCGAGGTCTTCGGCCTCGGCCGGGACGACTGGAAGATCGGGGTGCCAACCGCCGACGGCACCATCCCCGAGGCCGGCGGCCCCAATAAGGCGGCAGCACTGATCGGGCAGGGACAGCTTCAGATGAATCCGCTCAATATGGCCTCCGTGGCGGCAACCGCCAAGGCCGGTATTTTCAAACAGCCCATCCTGGTCCCGGTCGAGCTGGACAACCGCCCGTTGGCAAAGGCCTCGCGCGCGCTGTCGCCCTCGGTCGCGGAGCAGCTGCGCACGATGATGCGCCGCACGGCCACCAGCGGCACCGGCGCGAAGGTGATGGCCCCGTTGGGCGGCGACATCGGCGCCAAGACCGGCTCCGCGGAAGCGGACGGCGAGGACGCCACCAGCTGGTTCCTCGGCTACCGGGGCGATATCGCGGCGGCAGCCGTAGTCCAGCAGGGCGGCCACGGCGGTGACGCCGCGGGGCCGGTCGTGGCGGATGTGCTCAGGGCCGGGCGCTGA
- a CDS encoding oxygenase MpaB family protein, which yields MTARQERQRKQQKQQEQDEQAEPEPLGPTTLTWKYFGDWRGVLLAPWAGAMQNMHPGLGAGVAEHSTFFEERWQRLFRSLYPIGGVVYDGPRAARTARQVRGYHDAIKGVDRHGRPYHALDPDTFYWAHATFFMLTVLVADRLGPGLSEPQKRQLFDEHVRWYRMYGVSMRPVPGSWEEFRAYWDRMAERVLEDNQPTRDVLDIRHIAKPPSLRRMPDWVWTALRGPQARFTVWFTVGLFPPAVRERLGYRWTHRDERRLRLLGRLIHYGWQLVPESRRYHPRAKAGWARARGELPANAPLVEAPARYLPPESERGSGKHYVPGG from the coding sequence ATGACGGCCCGTCAGGAAAGACAGCGAAAGCAGCAGAAGCAGCAAGAGCAGGATGAGCAGGCGGAGCCCGAGCCGCTTGGGCCGACTACGCTGACCTGGAAGTACTTCGGGGACTGGCGCGGGGTGCTGCTCGCGCCCTGGGCCGGGGCGATGCAGAACATGCACCCCGGGCTGGGCGCCGGGGTCGCCGAGCACTCGACGTTCTTTGAGGAGCGCTGGCAGCGGCTCTTCCGTTCGCTCTACCCCATCGGCGGCGTGGTCTACGACGGCCCGCGCGCCGCCCGGACCGCGCGGCAGGTGCGCGGCTACCACGACGCGATCAAGGGCGTGGACCGGCACGGCCGCCCGTATCACGCGCTCGACCCCGACACCTTCTACTGGGCACACGCCACCTTCTTCATGCTGACGGTCCTTGTCGCCGACCGCCTCGGTCCGGGACTGAGCGAGCCGCAGAAGCGGCAGCTCTTCGATGAGCATGTGCGCTGGTACCGGATGTACGGGGTGAGCATGCGCCCGGTACCGGGGAGCTGGGAGGAGTTCCGGGCGTACTGGGACCGGATGGCGGAGCGGGTACTGGAGGACAACCAGCCGACGCGTGATGTCCTCGACATCCGGCATATCGCCAAGCCGCCGTCGCTGCGCCGGATGCCGGACTGGGTGTGGACGGCCCTGCGCGGACCGCAGGCGCGGTTCACCGTGTGGTTCACCGTCGGCCTCTTCCCGCCCGCCGTCCGCGAGCGCCTCGGCTACCGCTGGACACACCGTGACGAGCGACGGTTGCGGCTGCTGGGCCGGTTGATCCACTACGGCTGGCAGCTGGTCCCCGAGTCCCGCCGCTACCACCCGCGAGCCAAGGCGGGCTGGGCCCGGGCGAGGGGCGAACTCCCCGCGAACGCCCCACTGGTGGAGGCCCCGGCACGCTATCTGCCGCCGGAGAGTGAACGGGGCTCCGGCAAGCACTATGTGCCGGGCGGCTGA
- the smpB gene encoding SsrA-binding protein SmpB, with translation MAKETGRKLIAQHKKARHDYLILDTYECGLVLTGTEVKSLRQGRASLVDGFAQLDGGEVWLHNVHIPEYTQGTWTNHSARRKRKLLMHRAEIDKLVGKLQESGLTLVPLQLYFKDGRAKVEIALARGKREYDKRQTLREKQDRREAERAISAVRRRQRA, from the coding sequence ATGGCTAAAGAGACGGGTCGCAAACTCATCGCGCAGCACAAGAAGGCGCGGCACGATTACCTCATCCTCGACACGTACGAGTGCGGGCTGGTGCTGACGGGCACCGAGGTGAAGTCGCTGCGGCAGGGGCGCGCGTCGCTGGTGGACGGCTTCGCGCAGCTCGACGGCGGTGAGGTGTGGCTGCACAATGTGCACATCCCGGAGTACACCCAGGGCACCTGGACGAACCACAGCGCCCGGCGCAAGCGGAAGCTGCTGATGCACCGGGCCGAGATCGACAAGCTGGTCGGCAAGCTTCAGGAGAGCGGCCTCACCCTGGTTCCGCTCCAGCTCTACTTCAAGGACGGCCGGGCCAAGGTGGAGATCGCCCTGGCCAGGGGCAAGCGGGAGTACGACAAGCGGCAGACGCTCCGCGAGAAGCAGGACCGGCGGGAGGCCGAGCGGGCGATCTCGGCGGTCCGGCGCCGCCAGCGGGCATAA
- a CDS encoding S41 family peptidase gives MSGPWMFVQPRRIRRGAALTLVFASVLVTGFAAGSWSSETKEGERQGQGAPISPSVVAEDPKGDAHALVSRSGDRWAAAYTAREYEGLRRALDGMYVGVGIAVKRSRGGTVEVARVSGGSPAQRAGVRSGDRLRTIDGTEVTGVPVTEVVARLRGDDRNRDAVAGSRVALGLSRDGRDWTEKLRRTRLDTEAVTVRRLGPAATRISVSSFTTGSGEQVRAAMAKIPPGTGVLLDLRGNSGGLVHEATAVASAFLDGGLVATYGDGDTQRALYAEPGGNIETPLVVLVDGGSMSAAELLAGALQDRGRAVVVGSRTFGKGSVQMPQKQPDGSVAELTVGHYTTPGGRTVDGKGLTPDVAVRSGERAQDKARTVLSGLAARA, from the coding sequence ATGTCGGGACCGTGGATGTTCGTCCAGCCCCGCCGCATCCGCCGCGGGGCTGCCCTGACATTGGTCTTCGCCAGCGTCCTGGTGACCGGCTTCGCGGCCGGGTCATGGAGCAGCGAAACCAAGGAGGGTGAGCGCCAGGGCCAGGGCGCTCCGATAAGCCCCAGCGTCGTCGCCGAGGATCCCAAGGGCGATGCCCACGCGCTCGTCAGCCGCAGCGGCGACCGGTGGGCGGCCGCGTACACGGCCCGTGAGTACGAAGGGCTTCGCAGGGCGCTCGACGGCATGTATGTCGGCGTCGGTATCGCGGTCAAGCGCAGCCGTGGCGGTACGGTCGAGGTGGCCCGGGTCAGCGGCGGCAGCCCCGCCCAGCGGGCGGGGGTCCGCTCCGGTGACCGGCTGCGCACCATCGACGGCACCGAGGTGACGGGTGTCCCGGTCACCGAGGTCGTCGCCCGGCTGCGTGGCGACGACCGGAACCGCGACGCGGTGGCCGGCAGCCGGGTCGCGCTGGGGCTCAGCCGCGATGGCCGGGACTGGACCGAGAAGCTGCGCCGCACCCGGCTGGACACCGAGGCGGTGACCGTCAGACGGCTCGGTCCGGCGGCCACCCGCATCAGCGTCAGCTCCTTCACCACAGGCTCCGGCGAGCAGGTGCGCGCGGCCATGGCCAAGATCCCGCCCGGCACCGGCGTCCTGCTCGATCTGCGGGGCAACTCCGGCGGGCTGGTCCATGAGGCCACCGCGGTGGCCTCCGCCTTTCTGGACGGCGGCCTGGTGGCCACGTACGGCGACGGTGACACCCAGCGCGCGCTGTACGCCGAGCCCGGCGGAAACATCGAGACCCCGCTGGTGGTGCTGGTCGACGGTGGCTCGATGAGCGCCGCCGAGCTGCTGGCCGGGGCGCTCCAGGACCGTGGCCGGGCGGTCGTCGTGGGCTCGCGCACCTTCGGCAAGGGGTCGGTGCAGATGCCCCAGAAGCAGCCGGACGGCTCGGTCGCCGAGCTCACTGTCGGCCACTACACGACTCCAGGGGGGCGTACCGTGGACGGCAAGGGGCTGACGCCCGATGTGGCCGTACGCTCGGGGGAGCGGGCCCAGGACAAGGCCCGGACAGTATTGAGTGGCCTCGCGGCCCGAGCTTAG
- the ftsX gene encoding permease-like cell division protein FtsX — translation MRAQFVLSEIGVGLRRNLTMTFAVIVSVAISLALLGGSLLAREQVNTMKGYWYDKVQVSIFLCNKVDAENDRNCTKGAVTGQQKREIKADLEKLDQVVEKVYYESSEEAYKHFKEEFKDSPLASSLTPDQMQESYRVKLKDPTKYKVIQTAFEGRAGVQMVQDQRSLLENLFNLLNGMNIAAVCVMALMLIVALLLIVNTVRVSAFSRRRETGIMRLVGASSFYIQMPFILEAAIAGLIGAGFACVLLIGGKYFLINNWLSEKIVLIDFIGWDSVVKVLPFILAVGVLMPAVAAFLALRKYLKV, via the coding sequence ATGCGCGCCCAGTTCGTACTGTCGGAGATCGGCGTCGGTCTCCGCCGCAATCTCACGATGACCTTCGCGGTGATCGTCTCCGTCGCCATCTCACTGGCCCTGCTCGGTGGATCGCTGCTGGCCCGCGAACAGGTCAATACGATGAAGGGCTACTGGTACGACAAGGTCCAGGTGTCGATCTTCCTCTGCAACAAGGTGGACGCGGAGAACGACCGCAACTGCACCAAGGGTGCCGTCACCGGCCAGCAGAAGCGCGAGATCAAGGCGGACCTGGAGAAGCTCGACCAGGTCGTTGAGAAGGTCTACTACGAGTCCAGCGAAGAGGCATACAAGCACTTCAAGGAGGAGTTCAAGGACTCCCCGCTGGCCTCCTCGCTGACCCCGGACCAGATGCAGGAGTCGTACCGGGTCAAGCTCAAGGATCCGACCAAGTACAAGGTGATCCAAACCGCGTTCGAGGGCAGAGCGGGCGTTCAGATGGTCCAGGACCAGCGAAGTCTCCTGGAGAACCTGTTCAACTTGCTCAATGGGATGAATATCGCAGCGGTTTGTGTGATGGCGCTGATGCTCATCGTCGCGCTGCTGCTGATCGTGAACACGGTCAGGGTCTCGGCGTTCAGCCGTCGCCGGGAGACCGGGATCATGCGGCTGGTGGGCGCCTCCAGCTTCTATATCCAGATGCCGTTCATCCTGGAAGCGGCGATCGCGGGCCTGATCGGAGCGGGTTTTGCCTGCGTACTGCTGATCGGTGGCAAGTACTTCCTGATCAACAACTGGCTGTCGGAGAAGATCGTTCTGATTGACTTCATCGGCTGGGACTCGGTGGTGAAGGTGCTGCCGTTCATTCTCGCGGTGGGTGTACTGATGCCCGCCGTTGCTGCCTTCCTCGCTCTGCGCAAGTACCTGAAGGTATGA
- the ftsE gene encoding cell division ATP-binding protein FtsE, whose amino-acid sequence MIRFDNVSKSYSKQDRPALRDVSLEIERGEFVFLVGSSGSGKSTFLRLILREERATYGQVHVLGKDLARLSNWKVPQMRRQLGTVFQDFRLLPNKTVGENVAFALEVIGKSRGQIRKTVPEVLDLVGLGGKDDRMPGELSGGEQQRVAIARAFVNRPMLLIADEPTGNLDPQTSVGIMKLLDRINRTGTTVVMATHDQQIVDQMRKRVIELEKGRLVRDQSRGVYGYQH is encoded by the coding sequence GTGATTCGCTTCGACAACGTCTCCAAGAGCTACTCCAAGCAGGACCGCCCCGCTCTCCGCGATGTCTCGCTGGAGATCGAGCGCGGTGAGTTCGTCTTCCTGGTGGGCTCGTCCGGCTCCGGCAAGTCCACCTTTCTGCGGCTCATCCTCCGTGAGGAGCGGGCCACCTATGGCCAGGTGCATGTCCTGGGCAAGGATCTCGCCCGGCTCTCCAACTGGAAAGTGCCGCAGATGCGCCGCCAGTTGGGCACCGTCTTCCAGGACTTCCGGCTGCTGCCGAACAAGACCGTCGGGGAGAATGTCGCCTTCGCCCTCGAGGTCATCGGCAAGTCGCGCGGGCAGATCCGCAAGACCGTGCCCGAGGTGCTTGACCTGGTCGGGCTTGGCGGCAAGGACGACCGGATGCCCGGCGAGCTCTCCGGTGGTGAGCAGCAGCGTGTGGCGATCGCCCGGGCCTTCGTCAACCGCCCGATGCTGCTGATCGCCGATGAGCCGACCGGCAACCTCGACCCGCAGACCTCTGTCGGCATCATGAAGCTGCTCGACCGCATCAACCGGACCGGGACGACGGTTGTGATGGCCACCCACGACCAGCAGATCGTCGACCAGATGCGTAAGCGCGTGATCGAACTCGAAAAGGGCCGTCTCGTGCGCGACCAGTCGCGCGGTGTCTACGGCTACCAGCACTGA
- a CDS encoding LPXTG cell wall anchor domain-containing protein, with protein sequence MTNSKTRVRVARIAAGAVFAAGASLTAAGAAQAVGLTGEAELGDAGISAEAKAEEDSSILGVESVGGGGSDPGDPADPEPTDDPIDPDPIDPDPTDDPIDPDPTDEPGDPDPTDEPGDPDPTDEPGDPTNGGSGNNGGTGNSGGTGGSDDGGLDPDTTGGTGGDGDGTTPDSAGKEQITAPEKPSADKPSSDNPKEELAETGAAETTFLLIGAATMIAGGIGFRMLPRLINRDGGAAAA encoded by the coding sequence GTGACCAATTCTAAGACGCGGGTGCGCGTTGCGCGTATCGCTGCCGGTGCGGTTTTCGCCGCCGGTGCGTCGCTCACCGCCGCGGGTGCCGCGCAGGCTGTTGGCCTTACTGGTGAGGCCGAGCTCGGTGACGCCGGGATCAGCGCTGAGGCCAAGGCTGAAGAAGACAGCAGCATTCTTGGAGTCGAGAGTGTAGGTGGCGGCGGCTCGGACCCGGGTGATCCGGCGGACCCGGAGCCGACGGACGACCCGATCGACCCGGACCCGATCGACCCGGACCCGACGGACGACCCGATCGACCCGGACCCGACCGACGAGCCCGGTGACCCCGACCCGACCGACGAGCCGGGCGACCCGGACCCGACGGACGAGCCGGGCGACCCGACCAATGGCGGTTCGGGTAACAACGGTGGCACCGGCAACAGTGGCGGTACCGGCGGGTCGGATGACGGCGGGCTGGACCCGGACACCACCGGTGGTACCGGTGGTGACGGTGACGGCACCACGCCGGACTCCGCGGGTAAGGAGCAGATCACCGCTCCGGAGAAGCCGTCCGCGGACAAGCCGTCCTCGGACAACCCCAAGGAGGAGCTGGCCGAGACGGGTGCCGCCGAGACCACGTTCCTGCTGATCGGCGCGGCGACGATGATCGCCGGTGGCATCGGTTTCCGTATGCTGCCGCGGCTCATCAACCGTGACGGTGGCGCTGCCGCCGCCTGA
- the prfB gene encoding peptide chain release factor 2, with amino-acid sequence MAVVDVSEALKSLSSTMESIEAVLDLDKLRADIAVLEEQAAAPTLWDDPESAQKVTSKLSFLQGQLRKVEELHSRIDDLEVLFELAEAEDDADTRVEATAELESVQKAVDELEVRTLLSGEYDPREAMVSIRAEAGGVDAADFAEQLQRMYLRWAERKGYPTEVLDTSYAEEAGIKSTTFSVKVPYAYGTLSVEQGTHRMVRISPFDNQGRRQTSFAGVEVMPVVEQTDHIDIPENELRVDVFRSSGPGGQSVNTTDSAVRMTHIPTGIVVSCQNEKSQIQNRAAAMRVMQARLLAHQRAQEQAKMDALKSDSGNSWGNQMRSYVLQPYQMVKDLRTDHEVGNPQAVLDGDIDGFLEAGIRWRKQQEQA; translated from the coding sequence GTGGCAGTCGTCGATGTATCCGAAGCGCTGAAGTCCCTCTCCTCCACCATGGAGTCGATCGAGGCCGTCCTTGACCTCGACAAGTTGAGGGCTGACATTGCCGTGCTCGAGGAGCAGGCGGCGGCCCCCACACTGTGGGACGACCCCGAGAGCGCCCAGAAAGTCACCAGCAAGCTCTCCTTCCTGCAGGGCCAGCTCCGCAAGGTTGAGGAGCTGCACAGCAGGATCGATGATCTTGAGGTGCTGTTCGAGCTCGCCGAGGCGGAGGACGACGCCGACACCCGCGTCGAGGCCACGGCCGAGCTGGAGTCCGTCCAGAAGGCGGTGGACGAGCTGGAGGTCCGTACCCTCCTGTCGGGTGAGTACGACCCCCGCGAGGCCATGGTCAGCATCCGGGCGGAAGCGGGCGGCGTGGACGCCGCCGACTTCGCCGAGCAGCTTCAGCGCATGTATCTGCGCTGGGCCGAGCGCAAGGGATACCCGACGGAGGTGCTGGACACCTCGTACGCGGAAGAGGCGGGCATCAAGTCCACCACCTTCTCGGTAAAGGTGCCCTACGCCTACGGCACCCTCTCTGTCGAGCAGGGCACCCACCGGATGGTGCGGATCTCACCCTTCGACAACCAGGGCCGCCGCCAGACCTCCTTCGCGGGCGTCGAGGTGATGCCGGTCGTCGAGCAGACCGACCACATCGACATCCCGGAGAACGAACTCCGCGTCGACGTCTTCCGCTCTTCGGGTCCCGGTGGCCAGTCGGTCAACACCACCGACTCGGCGGTCCGTATGACCCATATCCCCACCGGCATCGTGGTCTCCTGCCAGAACGAGAAGTCCCAGATCCAGAACCGCGCCGCCGCGATGCGCGTGATGCAGGCCCGCCTGCTCGCCCACCAGCGGGCACAGGAACAGGCCAAGATGGACGCCCTCAAGAGCGACAGCGGCAACTCCTGGGGCAACCAGATGCGTTCGTACGTCCTGCAGCCCTATCAGATGGTCAAGGACCTGCGCACGGATCACGAGGTCGGTAACCCCCAGGCCGTTCTCGACGGTGACATCGACGGCTTCCTGGAGGCCGGTATCCGCTGGCGCAAGCAGCAGGAACAGGCCTAG
- a CDS encoding serine/threonine-protein kinase, with translation MARKIGSRYTAHQILGRGSAGTVWLGEGPDGPVAIKLLREDLASDQELVGRFVQERAALVSLDHPRVVGVRDLVVDGNDLALVMDLIRGTDLRTLLDRERRLTPSDAVALAADIADALAAAHTAGYVHRDVKPENILLDGDTRRALLTDFGVAKLIDEPRRGGAGRVVGTPDYVAPEIVEGLPPRASVDIYALATVLYELLAGFTPFGGGHPGAVLRRHVTERVAPLPGIPDELWQLIHQCLAKAPASRLRAMEVGARLRDLLPSLAGYPALEIDEPEPETEPEPPYAPYVAPAGPQQPQPPFRGAIPLVRASTAPDSANRETHTSMRVPGADELAGGAHGTARAPRAPGQRRAGSARHRAAERRRRMKLAAAGTAAAVALGVGGWLALTGDPDDPPPAVEQSTP, from the coding sequence ATGGCACGGAAGATCGGCAGTCGGTACACGGCTCACCAGATCCTGGGTCGCGGCAGCGCCGGCACAGTGTGGCTGGGGGAGGGGCCGGACGGGCCCGTCGCCATCAAGCTGCTGCGCGAGGATCTCGCCTCCGACCAGGAGCTGGTCGGCCGCTTTGTGCAGGAGCGTGCCGCGCTGGTCAGCCTTGACCATCCACGGGTCGTCGGCGTACGGGACCTGGTCGTCGACGGCAATGACCTCGCGCTGGTCATGGATCTCATCCGCGGTACGGATCTGCGCACCCTGCTGGACCGGGAGCGGCGGCTCACCCCGTCCGACGCCGTGGCCCTGGCCGCCGATATCGCCGACGCGCTGGCCGCCGCGCACACCGCCGGGTATGTCCACCGGGACGTCAAGCCCGAGAACATCCTCCTCGACGGGGACACCCGGCGCGCGCTGCTCACCGACTTCGGCGTCGCCAAGCTGATCGACGAGCCCCGGCGGGGCGGCGCGGGCCGGGTCGTCGGCACCCCGGACTATGTCGCGCCCGAGATCGTCGAAGGGCTGCCGCCCCGCGCCTCGGTGGATATCTACGCCCTCGCGACGGTGCTCTACGAGCTCCTGGCGGGCTTCACCCCCTTCGGCGGCGGTCACCCGGGTGCGGTGCTGCGCCGCCATGTCACCGAGCGGGTGGCGCCGCTGCCCGGCATCCCGGATGAGCTGTGGCAGCTCATCCACCAGTGCCTGGCGAAGGCGCCCGCGTCCCGGCTGCGGGCGATGGAGGTGGGCGCACGGCTACGGGACCTGCTGCCGTCGCTGGCCGGATACCCGGCGCTGGAGATCGATGAGCCGGAGCCGGAGACCGAACCCGAGCCGCCGTACGCGCCCTATGTCGCCCCAGCCGGGCCCCAGCAGCCGCAGCCGCCGTTCCGGGGCGCCATTCCGCTGGTGCGCGCAAGCACGGCTCCCGACTCCGCCAACCGCGAGACGCATACGAGCATGCGGGTGCCCGGCGCCGACGAGCTGGCCGGCGGCGCCCACGGCACCGCCCGCGCACCCCGGGCCCCCGGCCAGCGGCGCGCCGGTTCCGCCCGCCACCGCGCAGCCGAACGCCGCCGCCGGATGAAGCTGGCCGCCGCCGGGACGGCCGCCGCCGTAGCACTGGGCGTCGGCGGCTGGCTGGCCCTCACCGGCGACCCCGACGACCCACCACCCGCGGTGGAGCAGTCGACACCGTGA